One segment of Drosophila ananassae strain 14024-0371.13 chromosome 3R, ASM1763931v2, whole genome shotgun sequence DNA contains the following:
- the LOC26514326 gene encoding probable multidrug resistance-associated protein lethal(2)03659: MQSVNPKDLPENPREHSNFIASACFWHTIPTFIKGRKQTLGLNDLYKVLKEHKSDTLGNQFGILWDQEIKTSKEKPNLLRVLLRKYGWYYGLLGLVMVFFEVVLRGIQPLILRSLIYQYSQDSGSKGDGNLYAGCLILSSILGSILLHPYLFAVSHMCFKIRVGLSSLVYRKALRLSKASLRDTTSGHVVNLISNDLGKLDGKVYQGHYLWVGPLQTILITYVMYQEIGFAAVLGVAFIVLFIPLNLYVGKISSKLRLKSVLQTDERVRVMGEIISGIQAIKMYAWELPFERIVSYIREKEVNVNRRRDFITVIIYSLAIIVSRVSTFLSLVAYAMMAPVLTSETAFLIISYYNILRNSMFVFFPMSMTETADFWVSLKRVQDFLQLEEIEQITQSEPVDDPAKDEVESEEMTLLSSNWISSKRVSPLKSELSVSGLTAKWDLKTPEFTLNGISLQVKSGNLLAVVGLTGSGKSSLIQVILEELPIISGKIEKSGSISYAAQEPWIFSGTVRQNILFGQPMDHQRYWKVVKDCALQRDFDLLPFKDKTIVGDRGASLSGGQKARISLARAVYREASIYLLDDPLSAVDTHVARHIFEKCIRGYLRDRIVILVTHQLQFIQQCDEVLVLDKGQAIAAGSYESLRDLGVDFATFLKQVESQGKEKEAEDVPKEPPPSEMQRSQSEKSLKSLGDPFLEDEYNKQDMRQEQQASGNVGLDVYMKYIKAGGGVGAFSLMFMAWAIFQGLSSMSDYFLTHWVNQNKGDNNLEASQGKQYPFSDWLEALGLSLDPKKFDVLVYSLLILLTILAYIIAIMMLFRCTISASVRMHNSMYNSISRASMYFFNTNPSGRIINRFSKDLVQIAELLPNAVLDLLESFFALLGVSIIIAIVNPILLIPTIILTFIFYQLRIFYLKTSRDLKRIEAITRSPVYSHVTASLSGLATIRAFESRHLLEQEFDTCQDMHSSAFYMLLSCSRAFANWLDFSCSLFVGIVTLSFSFFPPENGSLVGLAITQAMILIGYVQWGLRQSAEVENTMTAVERVVEYDDLAPEGELEAPADKKPPKSWPEEGNIVFDELSLRYVPDPKADNILKSLSFEIKPRQKVGIVGRTGAGKSSLINALFRLSYNDGSILIDKRETNAMGLHDLRSKISIIPQEPVLFSGSIRYNLDPFEEYSDEKLWRSLEEVKLKEVVADLPSGLQSKISEGGTNFSVGQRQLVCLARAILRENRILVMDEATANVDPQTDAFIQATIRNKFKECTVLTIAHRLHTIMDSDKVLVMDAGRVVEFGTPYELLTEADSKVFHGMVKQTGQVTYDQLLEIARTTHSV, encoded by the exons ATGCAATCAGTAAATCCGAAAGATCTTCCGGAAAACCCTCGGGAACATTCCAATTTTATTGCCTCGGCTTGTTTCTG GCACACTATACCCACTTTTATCAAAGGACGAAAGCAGACATTAGGTCTTAATGATTTATACAAGGTCTTAAAAGAGCACAAGTCGG ACACTTTGGGAAACCAATTCGGTATCCTATGGGATCAAGAAATCAAAACTTCAAAAGAGAAGCCCAACCTGTTGAGGGTTCTACTGCGGAAGTATGGCTGGTACTATGGACTTCTTGGTCTCGTGATGGTTTTCTTTGAGGTTGTTCTTCGAGGGATACAACCGCTTATCCTGCGAAGCCTTATTTATCAATACAGCCAGGATTCGGGCTCTAAAGGGGATGGAAATCTATACGCAGGCTGTCTAATTCTTTCCAGCATTTTAGGATCCATTTTATTACATCCATACTTGTTCGCAGTGTCACATATGT GTTTCAAGATCCGCGTGGGCTTGAGCAGCTTGGTTTATAGAAAGGCTCTGCGGCTTAGCAAAGCATCCTTAAGGGACACCACCTCAGGACATGTGGTTAATCTGATATCCAACGACTTGGGTAAACTTGACGGCAAAGTCTATCAGGGTCACTATCTGTGGGTGGGTCCTTTGCAAACGATTCTAATCACTTATGTGATGTACCAGGAG atTGGATTCGCTGCCGTACTTGGAGTGGCTTTTATTGTGCTCTTCATTCCTCTGAATCTATATGTGGGAAAAATATCCTCAAAGCTGAGGTTAAAGTCGGTCTTGCAAACCGACGAACGTGTTCGGGTTATGGGAGAGATCATTTCGGGCATCCAGGCGATTAAAATGTATGCCTGGGAGTTGCCCTTCGAGCGGATTGTGTCCTACATCCGCGAAAAGGAAGTAAATGTCAACCGAAGAAGGGACTTCATTACAGTTATCATCTACTCGTTGGCCATAATTGTGAGTCGTGTCTCTACCTTCCTCAGCTTGGTGGCTTACGCCATGATGGCCCCGGTTCTGACATCAGAAACAGCCTTCCTAATCATCTCTTATTACAACATCCTGCGGAATtcgatgtttgtttttttccccATGAGCATGACTGAGACGGCGGATTTCTGGGTTTCCCTCAAGCGAGTCCAAGACTTCTTGCAATTGGAAGAGATAGAACAAATAACTCAGAGTGAACCAGTGGATGACCCAGCAAAGGACGAGGTTGAGAGCGAAGAAATGACTTTACTTTCATCCAATTGGATTTCCTCCAAAAGGGTCAGCCCTTTGAAATCAGAGCTTTCTGTTTCGGGATTAACAGCCAAATGGGACCTAAAGACTCCAGAATTTACTCTGAATGGCATAAGCTTGCAGGTCAAGTCCGGAAACTTACTGGCAGTTGTGGGCCTCACTGGATCGGGTAAGTCCAGTCTGATCCAGGTCATTCTCGAGGAGCTGCCCATTATTTCTGGGAAGATCGAAAAAAGTGGATCCATATCGTATGCTGCCCAGGAGCCCTGGATCTTCTCCGGCACGGTGCGCCAAAATATCCTTTTTGGACAGCCCATGGACCACCAAAGGTATTGGAAGGTGGTGAAGGATTGCGCTCTCCAGCGTGACTTCGACCTGCTCCCCTTTAAAGACAAAACTATTGTTGGTGATCGAGGAGCTTCCCTGTCGGGAGGGCAGAAGGCGAGGATCAGCTTGGCCAGGGCAGTGTATCGGGAGGCCTCCATCTACCTGTTGGACGATCCACTTAGTGCGGTGGATACCCATGTGGCCCGCCACATCTTTGAGAAGTGCATCCGGGGATATCTGCGCGATCGTATCGTCATCCTGGTCACACATCAGTTGCAGTTTATTCAGCAATGCGATGAGGTCTTGGTGTTGGACAAGGGCCAAGCCATTGCTGCGGGCTCTTACGAATCTCTTCGTGACTTGGGAGTTGACTTTGCAACATTCCTGAAGCAAGTGGAGAGCCAAGGAAAGGAAAAGGAAGCTGAGGACGTCCCAAAGGAGCCTCCGCCATCGGAAATGCAAAGGAGTCAGAGTGAGAAATCTTTAAAATCGTTGGGGGATCCTTTTCTGGAGGATGAGTACAATAAACAGGACATGAGACAGGAGCAACAAGCCTCTGGCAATGTCGGACTGGACGTGTACATGAAGTACATAAAGGCTGGTGGAGGAGTTGGTGCTTTTTCGCTGATGTTTATGGCCTGGGCCATCTTCCAAGGACTTTCTTCTATGAGTGACTACTTCCTGACCCACTGGGTCAATCAGAACAAAGGCGATAATAATCTTGAGGCTTCCCAAGGAAAGCAGTATCCCTTCAGTGATTGGCTGGAGGCCTTAGGATTGTCGCTGGATCCCAAAAAGTTTGACGTCTTGGTGTATTCCTTGCTTATACTCCTAACTATTCTGGCTTATATTATTGCCATAATGATGCTATTTAGGTGCACTATATCGGCGTCTGTTAGGATGCATAATTCCATGTACAATTCGATTTCGCGGGCCTCCATGTATTTTTTCAACACGAATCCCTCTGGCCGGATTATCAATAGATTTTCCAAGGACTTGGTGCAGATAGCTGAGCTCCTACCCAACGCTGTGCTCGACCTCTTGGAGAGTTTCTTTGCCCTACTTGGAGTTTCAATCATTATAGCAATTGTGAATCCCATTCTTCTCATTCCGACCATCATCCTAACCTTCATTTTCTATCAGCTTcgcatattttatttgaaaaccTCTCGAGACTTGAAACGAATTGAGGCCATAA CTCGATCACCCGTCTACTCCCATGTCACGGCATCCCTCTCTGGCTTGGCCACCATCCGGGCCTTTGAGTCCAGGCACCTCCTGGAACAGGAATTCGATACCTGTCAGGACATGCACAGCTCAGCCTTCTACATGCTCCTGAGCTGCTCCCGTGCCTTTGCCAATTGGCTGGACTTTTCCTGCTCACTTTTCGTAGGCATTGTAACACTCAGTTTCTCCTTTTTTCCACCTGAAAATGGATCTCTGGTTGGACTGGCCATAACCCAG GCCATGATCTTAATAGGTTATGTGCAGTGGGGATTGCGCCAATCCGCGGAAGTGGAGAACACTATGACCGCCGTGGAACGAGTGGTTGAGTATGACGACCTTGCGCCGGAGGGTGAGCTAGAGGCACCTGCGGACAAGAAGCCTCCGAAGTCATGGCCAGAGGAGGGAAACATTGTCTTCGACGAGCTCAGTCTGCGCTACGTGCCCGATCCTAAGGCGGACAACATCCTGAAGTCTCTCAGCTTTGAGATTAAACCTCGCCAGAAGGTAGGAATCGTTGGACGCACCGGGGCGGGCAAGTCTTCACTGATCAACGCCCTCTTCCGCCTGTCCTACAACGACGGATCCATCCTAATCGACAAAAGAGAGACGAACGCGATGGGTCTTCATGATCTGAGGAGCAAGATCTCCATTATTCCCCAGGAACCGGTGCTTTTCTCTGGTAGTATACGTTACAATCTGGACCCCTTTGAGGAGTACAGCGATGAGAAGCTGTGGCGTTCCCTGGAGGAGGTGAAGCTGAAGGAAGTGGTGGCTGATCTGCCCAGTGGCCTGCAGAGCAAGATCTCGGAGGGCGGGACCAATTTCAGCGTGGGTCAGAGGCAGTTGGTCTGCCTGGCCAGGGCCATTTTGCGGGAGAACCGCATCCTGGTGATGGACGAGGCTACGGCCAATGTGGATCCCCAGACGGACGCATTCATTCAGGCCACGATCCGTAACAAGTTCAAGGAGTGCACTGTTCTCACGATAGCCCATCGCCTGCACACGATCATGGACTCGGACAAGGTATTGGTCATGGACGCCGGACGAGTGGTAGAGTTCGGTACTCCCTATGAGCTGCTGACGGAGGCAGACTCCAAGGTGTTCCATGGCATGGTGAAGCAGACGGGGCAGGTTACCTACGACCAACTGCTGGAGATCGCTCGAAC
- the LOC6497509 gene encoding probable multidrug resistance-associated protein lethal(2)03659 — translation MGEKRSVMKAVVSDDLPENPREYSNFISASSFLYTIPTFIKGSKITLNVTDLYKALKEHKSDKLGNELGSLWSQELKTSNGNPSLLRVLIRQFGGYFAVLGLAIFIVEIFFRAMQPYFLKKLISYYNQGPHTVEDGYIYAGGLILTLFLLAINIYTCLFALRHLGFKIRVGLGSLVYKKALRLSKTALGDTTAGHVVNLISNDLSRLTDDSYYGHYLLVGPLQTLLITYLMYTEIGIAAVFGVAFMMFFIPLNLYLGKRTAALRLKSAEKTDDRVRLMGEIISGIQVIKMYAWELPFERIVSYARQLEINALRHKAYLIGITRSLIFFVSRTSTFISLMGFVILGSTLTPQVAFLITAYYNILKITLSNLFAAAITQTADYMVSIRRVQNFLLLEETTELDAVVEPEKLAGAERYIPHSEKSFQNSPLDPQLSISELKAKWDRKAPDYTLDGINLKAKPGSLVAVVGLTGSGKSSLIQAILGELPVEAGEILKSGSISYAAQEPWLFSGTVRQNILFGQPMDHQRYWTVVKHCALERDFDLLPHKDKTYVGDRGASLSGGQKARISLARAVYREASIYLLDDPLSAVDTHVARHLFEKCIRGYLRDRIVILVTHQLQFLQNVDQILVMEKGQVNAVGTYQSLRGMGLNFASLLADPEGEEVREADAPPSGELKSEKAESSPNLAAESRPKEPEAEQMITQERQEAGRVGLELYAKYFRASGGFFAFSLIMGYCLLSQVVASTGDYFLKYWVAKRGTLVEAGNYTVVAGVLESQISVWLNDLGCSVVPETVVTYIFTLITALTIILIISRFFVFYNAAMRASIRLHESMLRGVTRAAMYFFHTNPSGRILNRFAKDLGQVDEELPSNMVNVMQVFLDLGGIAFIIAIVNPVFLLPTVVIGIIFYHLRAFYLKTSTDLKRIEAITRSPVYSHVNSTLTGLSTIRAFGAQRILEKDFDSYQDMHSSAFYMFMSTSAAFGYWLEVLCVTYIAVIALSFFIFPPASGSDVGLALTQAMAITGIVQWGMRQTADLENTMTAVERVVEYQEIEPEGELEAPADKKPPNSWPEKGKIVFDELSLRYVPDPKADNILKSLSFEIEPREKVGIVGRTGAGKSSLINALFRLSYNDGSIIIDKRDTNAMGLHDLRSKISIIPQEPVLFSGSMRYNLDPFEEYSDEKLWRSLEEVKLKEVVADLPSGLQSKITEGGTNFSVGQRQLVCLARAILRENRILVMDEATANVDPHTDGLIQATIRNKFKECTVLTIAHRLHTIMDSDKVLVMDAGRVVEFGTPYELLTEADSKVFHEMVKQTGQATYDALLQIAQRSFESGKNHPEASPLKLNS, via the exons ATGGGGGAAAAAAGAAGTGTAATGAAAGCAGTGGTCTCGGATGATCTTCCGGAAAATCCCCGAGAATATTCCAACTTCATTTCGGCCAGCAGTTTTTT GTATACAATTCCTACTTTTATTAAAGGAAGCAAGATTACGTTGAATGTTACGGATTTGTATAAGGCTTTAAAGGAGCACAAGTCTG ACAAGTTGGGCAATGAACTAGGTTCCTTATGGAGCCAGGAACTAAAAACATCCAATGGGAATCCGAGTCTTTTGAGAGTCCTTATACGGCAATTCGGAGGTTACTTCGCAGTCCTGGGATTAGCCATATTTATTGTGGAAATATTCTTTCGAGCGATGCAGCCTTATTTCCTTAAGAAGCTTATATCCTACTACAACCAAGGACCTCATACCGTGGAGGACGGATACATCTATGCCGGCGGACTGATACTGACTCTCTTCCTCCTTGCCATCAATATATATACCTGCTTGTTTGCCCTAAGACATCTAG GCTTTAAGATCCGTGTGGGCCTTGGCAGCTTGGTATATAAGAAGGCTCTTCGGCTGAGCAAGACTGCCCTGGGAGACACCACGGCAGGCCATGTGGTCAATCTTATATCGAACGACCTTAGCCGTTTGACGGATGACTCCTATTATGGGCATTATTTATTGGTGGGTCCTCTACAAACCCTTCTTATCACTTATCTGATGTACACTGAG attGGAATTGCTGCCGTATTTGGAGTTGCCTTTATGATGTTTTTCATACCCTTAAATCTTTATCTTGGAAAAAGGACCGCAGCTTTGCGTCTGAAGAGTGCAGAGAAAACCGACGACAGGGTTCGTTTAATGGGCGAAATAATCTCGGGAATTCAGGTGATCAAAATGTATGCCTGGGAGTTGCCCTTTGAGCGGATAGTGTCATACGCCAGGCAGTTGGAAATCAATGCCCTTCGCCATAAAGCATACCTTATAGGTATCACCAGATCCttaatattctttgtttcgcGTACCTCCACTTTCATCAGTTTAATGGGTTTTGTGATACTTGGAAGTACTCTCACTCCACAAGTGGCCTTCTTGATCACAGCTTACTACAATATCCTTAAAATTACGCTGAGTAATTTGTTTGCTGCTGCCATAACTCAGACAGCAGATTACATGGTTTCCATAAGGCGGGTCCAGAACTTTTTGTTACTAGAAGAGACAACTGAATTGGACGCAGTGGTAGAACCAGAAAAGCTCGCCGGAGCGGAGAGATATATACCACACTCCGAAAAATCTTTTCAGAATAGTCCGTTAGATCCTCAACTCTCCATATCTGAGTTGAAAGCCAAATGGGACCGAAAGGCACCTGATTACACATTGGATGGAATAAACTTGAAGGCTAAGCCCGGAAGCTTAGTGGCAGTTGTGGGTCTCACTGGCTCGGGTAAGTCGAGTCTGATCCAGGCCATTCTCGGGGAACTGCCCGTCGAGGCAGGAGAGATCTTGAAAAGTGGATCCATATCGTATGCCGCCCAGGAACCGTGGCTCTTCTCCGGCACCGTGCGCCAGAACATCCTGTTTGGTCAGCCCATGGACCACCAAAGGTACTGGACAGTGGTGAAGCATTGCGCCCTGGAGCGGGACTTTGATCTTCTTCCACATAAGGACAAAACATACGTCGGAGATCGAGGAGCTTCCCTATCCGGAGGGCAGAAGGCGAGGATCAGTTTGGCAAGGGCCGTGTATCGGGAGGCCTCCATCTACCTCTTAGACGATCCCCTGAGTGCGGTGGACACTCATGTGGCTCGCCACCTCTTTGAGAAGTGTATCCGCGGCTACTTGCGCGACCGCATTGTTATCCTGGTCACACATCAATTACAGTTCCTTCAAAATGTCGACCAGATCCTGGTCATGGAGAAGGGGCAGGTGAATGCTGTGGGAACGTATCAGTCTCTCCGTGGAATGGGCCTAAATTTCGCTTCCTTGCTGGCCGATCCGGAAGGGGAAGAAGTGCGGGAGGCTGATGCTCCACCAAGTGGGGAGCTAAAGAGCGAAAAGGCAGAATCATCTCCTAACCTTGCCGCGGAATCTCGCCCAAAGGAACCCGAAGCGGAGCAGATGATTACCCAGGAGCGCCAAGAAGCGGGAAGAGTCGGACTGGAACTTTACGCCAAATACTTCAGGGCCAGCGGAGGATTCTTCGCCTTCTCCCTGATAATGGGCTATTGTTTACTCTCGCAGGTTGTGGCTTCCACAGGAGACTACTTCCTTAAATATTG GGTCGCCAAGAGGGGCACGTTAGTTGAAGCTGGAAACTACACAGTTGTGGCCGGAGTTCTGGAGTCGCAAATTTCTGTGTGGCTGAATGATTTGGGCTGCTCGGTGGTCCCAGAAACGGTGGTCACTTATATTTTCACATTGATCACAGCTCTGACCATTATATTGATAATATCCCGGTTCTTTGTGTTCTACAATGCGGCCATGAGGGCTTCCATTCGGCTGCACGAGTCCATGCTGCGGGGAGTCACTCGGGCCGCTATGTACTTCTTCCACACGAATCCGTCCGGACGAATCTTAAACCGATTTGCCAAGGACTTGGGGCAAGTGGACGAGGAGCTGCCTTCCAATATGGTGAATGTCATGCAGGTATTTCTGGATCTAGGAGGAATAGCCTTTATCATTGCCATTGTCAACCCAGTCTTCCTGCTACCAACGGTGGTAATCGGAATTATTTTCTATCATCTGCGAGCCTTTTACTTGAAGACATCGACGGATTTAAAACGCATTGAGGCAAtca CACGGTCTCCTGTCTACTCGCATGTGAATTCCACATTGACAGGGCTTTCCACAATTCGAGCCTTTGGAGCCCAGCGCATATTAGAAAAGGATTTCGATAGCTACCAGGACATGCACAGCTCAGCCTTCTATATGTTTATGAGCACATCCGCGGCTTTTGGATACTGGCTCGAAGTTCTTTGTGTTACCTACATAGCAGTCATTGCGCTcagtttctttatttttcctccGGCCAGTGGAAGTGATGTTGGCCTGGCCCTAACACAA GCTATGGCAATTACAGGAATAGTCCAATGGGGAATGCGTCAGACTGCGGACTTGGAAAACACCATGACTGCAGTGGAGCGAGTGGTTGAGTATCAGGAAATTGAGCCAGAAGGTGAGCTTGAGGCACCTGCGGACAAGAAGCCTCCGAACTCATGGCCGGAGAAGGGAAAAATTGTCTTCGACGAGCTCAGTCTGCGCTACGTGCCCGATCCTAAGGCGGACAATATCCTGAAGTCTCTCAGCTTTGAGATTGAACCTCGTGAGAAAGTGGGCATAGTTGGACGCACCGGGGCGGGCAAGTCTTCACTGATCAACGCCCTCTTCCGCCTGTCCTACAATGATGGATCCATCATCATCGACAAGAGAGACACGAACGCGATGGGCCTCCATGATCTGAGGAGCAAGATCTCCATTATTCCCCAGGAGCCGGTGCTCTTCTCCGGTAGCATGCGTTACAACCTGGATCCCTTCGAGGAGTACAGCGATGAGAAGCTGTGGCGTTCTCTGGAGGAGGTGAAGCTGAAGGAAGTGGTGGCTGATCTGCCTAGCGGTCTGCAGAGCAAGATCACGGAGGGCGGGACCAATTTCAGCGTGGGTCAGAGGCAGTTGGTCTGCCTGGCCAGGGCCATTCTGCGGGAGAACCGCATCCTGGTGATGGACGAGGCCACGGCCAATGTGGATCCCCACACGGACGGCCTCATCCAGGCCACAATCAGGAACAAATTCAAGGAGTGCACTGTTCTTACGATAGCCCATCGCCTGCACACGATCATGGACTCGGACAAGGTATTGGTCATGGACGCCGGACGAGTGGTAGAGTTCGGTACTCCCTATGAGCTGCTGACGGAGGCAGACTCCAAGGTGTTCCACGAAATGGTGAAGCAGACGGGGCAGGCTACCTACGACGCTCTGCTCCAGATCGCACAAAGG TCCTTTGAAAGCGGAAAAAATCATCCGGAAGCATCGCCACTTAAGTTAAATTCCTAA